One Nocardia huaxiensis genomic window, CATGTAGTCCAGAGCCGCGGTGATCAGGTCTTCGCGGGTGGGGAAGTGGTGTTGGGCCGCGCCTCGCGACACCCCGGCGCGTTCGGCGACCACGGCTACCGTGGCGGCTGCCCAGCCCATCTCGGCCAGGCAGTCGATGGTCGCCTCCAGCAGCCGCTGCCGGGTGGCCCGGCTGCGGTCCTGCTTGGGTTCGTTGGGTGTCGCCATGTCCGTTATTCTGCCCAGCTCGGTGGACGCTTCTGCAGGAAGGCCGTCATACCCTCGATCACCTCGGCGGTGCCGAAGAAGCTGCCGGAGCGTTTGGCCAGGGTTTCGGCATTGCGATCGACCTCGGCGAGGGTGGCCGCGTTGACCAGTCGCTTGCTTTCGGCGAGGCCCTGCGGGGAGCTCTTGCGCAGGGCCGCGCACAGGCGCGCCACCTCGGCGGCGGGGTCGTCGGCGGCGACGGTGATCAGGCCGATGTGTTCGGCCTCGGCCGCGTCGAAGGTCTCACCGGTCTGGAAGTAGCGGGCCGCGGCGCGGGAGGTCATGCGCGGCAACAGGGTCAGGGAGATGACGAAGGGGGCCAGGCCGAGCCGCGCCTCGGTGAGCGCGAAACTGCTGCCCCGTCCGGCGACCACCAGATCGCACGCGGCGACGATGCCCATGCCACCCGCGCGCACATTGCCGTCGATCTGCGCCACAACGGGTTTCGGCAGGTCCAGGATGTCGCGCAGGACCCGCACCATCCACTGGGTGCGGATGCCCGCGGCCTCGGCGGGGTCGGCGGCGACCGCCTCCCGCAGGTCCGCGCCCGCACAGAAGGTGTTGCCGGTGTGCGTCAGGACCACCCCGCGCACGGCCGGGTCGGCCGCCGCTCGCTCGAGCCCCTGCAGCAGCTCGGTCACCAGCTTCGAGGACAGGGCGTTGCGGTTGTGCGGGGAGTCCAGGGTGAGGACGGCGAAACCGTCGCGCACCTCGTAGCGCACGTAGGGGGCGGCCTCTGCCGAGGTTGCCGCGTCGCTCATCGAATACTCCTGCTGCTGTGGGGATTTCGCATGAAATGCCGCGCGGAGAGTCCGGGTCCGCGCGGCGGGGTTCGCATCAACCTCGCCGCGCGGCCCGGCGGCGCGTGGCGGGTCCGCGCCCCGTGGCCACACGCCGCCGTCATGGTCAGTACGACCTGGGCAGGCCCAGCGAATGCTGGGACACGAAATTGAGGATCATCTCGCGGCTGACCGGGGCCACGCGGGCGATGCGGGAGGCCGCGAGCATGCCCGCGAGACCCACATCGGAGGTGAGGCCGGAACCGCCGTGCGTCTGGATGGCCTGGTCGAGAGCCTTGATACTGGCTTCGGCCGCAGCGTATTTCGACATATTGGCGGCTTCGGCGGCGCCGAAGTCGTCACCGGAGTCGTAGAGGAACGCGGCCTTCTGCATCATGAGCTTGGCCAGTTCCAGTTCGATCTTCACCTGGGCCAGGGGGTGCGAGATGCCCTGGTGCGCACCGATCGGCACGCCCTTCCACACCGCGCGCTCCTTGGCGTAGGAGACGGCCTGGTCGATGGCGTAGCGGCCCATGCCGACCGCCATGGCCGCGCCCATGATGCGCTCGGGGTTCAGGCCCGCGAACAGCTGGGCGATGGCCGCGTCCTCCTGCCCGACCAGGGCATTCGCGGGCAGTCGCACGTCGTCGAGGAACAGCGTGAACTGGTTGTCCGGCTCGATGATGTCCATCTCCTGCTTCGTCTTCACGAAGCCGGGAGCGTCCACCGGGACGATGAAGAGAGCCGGCTGCAGGTTGCCGGTCTTGGCGTTCTCGGTGCGCGCCACGATGAGCACCGCATCGGCCTGGTCCACGCCGGAGATGAAGATCTTGCGGCCGTTGAGGATCCAGTCGTCACCGTCACGGCGGGCCGTGGTGGTGATCTTGTGCGAGTTGGAACCGGCATCGGGTTCGGTGATTCCGAAGACCATCTT contains:
- a CDS encoding enoyl-CoA hydratase family protein encodes the protein MSDAATSAEAAPYVRYEVRDGFAVLTLDSPHNRNALSSKLVTELLQGLERAAADPAVRGVVLTHTGNTFCAGADLREAVAADPAEAAGIRTQWMVRVLRDILDLPKPVVAQIDGNVRAGGMGIVAACDLVVAGRGSSFALTEARLGLAPFVISLTLLPRMTSRAAARYFQTGETFDAAEAEHIGLITVAADDPAAEVARLCAALRKSSPQGLAESKRLVNAATLAEVDRNAETLAKRSGSFFGTAEVIEGMTAFLQKRPPSWAE
- a CDS encoding acyl-CoA dehydrogenase family protein, whose translation is MGYIETDEQKALRAAVAKLAAKYNFRDYAGPKARRNEPFDELWNEAGKLGFLGVNLPEEYGGGGAGIYELALVQEELAAQGCGLLLMVVSPAICGTIITKYGTEAQKEHWLTKLADGSAKMVFGITEPDAGSNSHKITTTARRDGDDWILNGRKIFISGVDQADAVLIVARTENAKTGNLQPALFIVPVDAPGFVKTKQEMDIIEPDNQFTLFLDDVRLPANALVGQEDAAIAQLFAGLNPERIMGAAMAVGMGRYAIDQAVSYAKERAVWKGVPIGAHQGISHPLAQVKIELELAKLMMQKAAFLYDSGDDFGAAEAANMSKYAAAEASIKALDQAIQTHGGSGLTSDVGLAGMLAASRIARVAPVSREMILNFVSQHSLGLPRSY